A genomic stretch from Flavobacterium humidisoli includes:
- a CDS encoding type IX secretion system membrane protein PorP/SprF has protein sequence MKKIEILIGFFVLIFSTTTLSAQQDPQYTQYMYNMNVINPAYAGSKGFTTIGILGRTQWVGVQGAPKTATLSINGPVGKNVGLGFSVIHDEIGPVKEDNTYVDFSYTLNLSEEDKFAFGIKAGATFLNIREFTTVDPDPLNAPISQVAPNFGVGVMYYNDRFYAGLSVPNFIESRYLDKKNGIYSSASEKAHFFLTSGYIFDLNEDLNLKPSTMFKAAAGAPLSVDLSLNLLVQEKVEFGLSLRLDDSVSAMVGYNISQDMRIGYAYDYTTSNYGVFNSGSHEIMILFDLYKKKIKSPRFF, from the coding sequence ATGAAAAAAATTGAAATACTAATTGGATTTTTTGTTTTGATATTTTCCACCACTACTCTTTCTGCTCAACAAGATCCGCAATATACTCAATACATGTATAACATGAATGTTATAAATCCGGCTTATGCCGGTTCAAAAGGATTTACCACTATAGGCATCTTAGGAAGAACACAATGGGTAGGAGTACAAGGTGCACCAAAAACAGCAACATTATCTATAAATGGTCCTGTTGGAAAAAATGTGGGATTAGGATTTTCTGTTATCCACGATGAAATCGGACCTGTTAAAGAAGATAACACATATGTTGATTTCTCATATACTTTAAATCTTTCTGAAGAAGATAAGTTCGCATTTGGTATTAAAGCAGGAGCAACATTTTTGAATATAAGAGAATTTACCACAGTAGATCCAGACCCATTAAATGCACCAATAAGTCAAGTTGCACCTAATTTTGGTGTTGGTGTAATGTATTATAATGATCGTTTTTATGCCGGTTTATCTGTACCAAATTTTATCGAATCAAGATATCTTGACAAGAAAAACGGAATTTATTCTTCGGCTTCAGAAAAAGCACATTTTTTCCTTACTTCCGGATATATTTTTGATCTAAATGAAGACTTAAATTTAAAGCCTTCTACCATGTTTAAAGCAGCGGCAGGAGCACCTCTTTCAGTTGATTTGTCTTTAAACTTATTAGTGCAGGAAAAAGTAGAATTTGGACTCTCACTGAGATTAGATGACTCTGTAAGCGCTATGGTGGGTTACAATATAAGTCAGGATATGAGAATTGGATATGCTTACGATTACACTACTTCTAATTATGGTGTGTTTAATTCAGGCTCTCATGAGATTATGATATTATTTGACTTGTATAAGAAAAAAATAAAAAGTCCTCGATTCTTCTAG
- a CDS encoding OmpA family protein: MKKITLIIVLLFGAGVYSQNYNIKNIDANTKYSDFGVSYYGENIAIYASSKKTKQSINKKWYLNNQPFLDLYKATVTNTGEFAESELFSKDLNTKMHESNVTFTKDLKSVYFSRDNYNSKKYKTDDKGWVLIQLYRADVDADGNWKNIAKLPFNSDQFDTGHPSLNADDSKLYFTSNRPGSMGLTDIWAVDINKDGSYGEPYNLGPEVNTVKNEMFPYIDADNVLYYSSDGKKDGNGGLDIYALKIQDKKGVGEAVNLGFPINSAKDDFSLVFQNGKKTGHFSSNRDSGKGDDDIYFFEELVSPIAAKCKQFVQGTVREKESGALLPGALVTLYNAKGDKVESTIADKFAIFNFKVNCDASYKVTAVKDYYDMDEKTFASTNEANLELALNLDLTSGEFVYVRGKLMVKINPVYFDLDKSFIRTDAQLELERVVRIMQKYPKLKINLVSHTDSRARDSYNWSLSNRRAKSSKNWIVRQGIDPARIKADGFGETELVNKCSNGVICSEADHQLNRRTEFIITNPEVIR; this comes from the coding sequence ATGAAAAAAATTACTTTAATTATAGTATTGTTATTTGGAGCTGGAGTTTATTCTCAAAATTACAATATCAAAAATATAGATGCCAATACTAAATACTCTGATTTTGGTGTGAGTTATTATGGTGAAAACATTGCAATATATGCTTCATCAAAAAAGACCAAACAATCGATAAATAAAAAATGGTATTTAAACAATCAGCCATTTTTAGATTTATATAAAGCAACTGTAACCAATACAGGTGAATTTGCAGAATCTGAATTGTTTTCAAAAGACCTGAATACTAAGATGCATGAATCTAATGTAACCTTTACAAAAGATTTAAAATCAGTATATTTTTCCAGAGATAACTACAATAGTAAAAAGTATAAGACAGACGATAAAGGCTGGGTTTTAATACAATTATATAGAGCCGATGTTGACGCTGATGGAAATTGGAAAAATATAGCAAAACTGCCATTCAATAGTGATCAGTTTGATACAGGGCATCCTTCATTAAATGCTGACGATTCCAAGTTGTATTTTACTTCAAACAGGCCAGGTTCGATGGGACTTACTGATATTTGGGCCGTAGATATAAATAAAGATGGCAGTTATGGGGAACCTTATAATTTAGGACCAGAAGTGAATACAGTAAAAAACGAAATGTTTCCTTATATTGACGCAGATAATGTACTTTATTATTCTTCGGATGGTAAAAAGGATGGAAACGGCGGTTTAGATATCTATGCTCTAAAAATTCAGGATAAAAAAGGGGTAGGAGAAGCAGTTAACTTAGGTTTTCCAATAAACAGTGCCAAAGATGATTTCTCTTTAGTTTTTCAAAATGGCAAAAAAACAGGTCACTTTTCTTCTAACAGAGATAGCGGAAAAGGAGATGATGATATCTACTTTTTCGAAGAATTAGTTAGCCCGATTGCTGCAAAATGTAAGCAGTTCGTTCAGGGGACTGTTCGTGAAAAAGAATCAGGAGCGCTTTTACCAGGAGCTTTGGTAACATTATATAATGCAAAAGGAGATAAAGTAGAAAGCACAATTGCCGATAAATTTGCTATTTTTAATTTTAAAGTAAATTGTGATGCTTCATACAAAGTAACCGCTGTAAAGGATTATTATGATATGGACGAAAAGACTTTTGCTTCAACAAACGAAGCAAATTTGGAGCTTGCCCTTAATCTGGATTTAACTTCGGGTGAATTTGTTTATGTAAGAGGTAAACTAATGGTGAAAATTAATCCAGTATATTTTGATCTGGATAAGTCGTTTATTCGGACTGATGCACAGCTGGAACTTGAGCGGGTAGTTAGAATTATGCAGAAATACCCAAAACTGAAAATCAATTTAGTCTCACATACCGATAGTAGAGCTCGCGATTCGTATAACTGGTCTTTGTCTAATAGAAGGGCGAAATCGTCTAAAAACTGGATTGTTAGACAGGGAATTGATCCGGCTAGAATCAAAGCTGATGGTTTTGGTGAAACAGAATTGGTCAATAAATGTTCAAACGGCGTTATTTGCTCCGAAGCAGACCATCAATTAAACAGGAGAACTGAATTTATAATTACGAATCCCGAAGTAATCAGATAA